The DNA window GCCACGCAGGTAAACAACATCCTTCAATATTTCAGCGGCAACACCCGCGCCACCATGCAAAAAGGTACGGGAAAAACGCAGGAAGTGGTGATTGGCAACCAGTTGCTGCAACCCCGCGAAGGCGAGCCGCAGTGGAAGGAAATCAAGGAACGCTGCACGAATGGCGTGCATTATTACCGCAAAATATTCGGCGAGCGGGGTGTCGCAACCGATTTTGGCGAATATTTCCAGGAAGGCGCGGCACATAAACTTGTTTCCGCCGTTGGAAACCATAGCGCACGTAAAGACAGCCGCGACCGCGTGGAGCCCGCAGCCGGTGAAGTGGCCGCTGTTGAGGAAAAACCGAAGGAAGTGGTGCAAAAGCACCAGGATAGCCGTGCCATCGGTTATAACCTTGCGTTGAACGTGGCGGGCAGCTGCGCGCCGCTTTATATCGGCGTGGGGAAGGCATTGGCCGGGACTATTTCGAACAGCATGATTTCAACCATGTTTCATGGCAACCCGGATGAGATTTCGCAGGAGGATGCCTACCACGCGATGCTGGGTGGGAATCTCAACGGTCTGATTGAGCAGACGTTCAACCGCGATAACCTGGAAAAACTGGAAATTCTGACGCAGGCCTCGCCCAAATTCCAGGAAATGCTGCTGCGCAGTGCTTATGCGCTGGTGATGGCGAATTTCGATGTGGCGTGGAAAGGGCTGGGCGGGCAGCTTGACCAGCAGACGAACAAGGTTTCGTTCGATGAAGGAAAGACCTGGACCCATGTGACGAAGCTGGTGGAGCATGAGCGTGGGGCGGTGCGTCAGCTGGCTTATTTCCAACTTGAACATGCCCTGTGCCTGCCGGTGGTGCGCGCGCTTCTGCATGATTTGCGCGTTGGGCATGGCGAGGCTATTTATGAATTGAATGGTATTGCCTATCCGGGCGGGCAGATGGATTTCAATGGTGCCGAGATGTTTGACCATCTGCGCCAGGTACATCGTTCAGATTTGTATGATGAGCTTGCTCCTGGTTTGAAGGTGGAACTGGGCATTCAGATGCAGAATGCCGACCGTGCACGGGAATATCTGCTGCAATTCAAGGATGGCAAAAACCTGGCGCCGGATTCACCGAATTACCGTGATGCGCATGCCGCCTTCACGGCCTGTGTGGGGATTTTCGAACGGGCACCGGTCTATTTCCATGATGCCACGTTCAATGCGCAGGCCGTTGATGAGATGCTGCGCGGCGAGCAACTGGCGCTGACCTACAATTAAGGCGTTGCCTTATTGTGGTTCGGTGCCGGTTTTGGGCTCTTCCTGTTGAAGGGCCTCACGCCGCTTTTTCTTTTTTTCCTTTTCCTCTTTTTCTTTCTTTTTATCGGCTTCGCTTTGGTAGGTTTCGGGATTGTAGGTGTCTTTGGGGTTGTAATCCTTGGCTTTGACGGCCTTGGGGTCGTAGGCCGGGGTGGCGGTCTGGGAAGGATCGTAGGCTTTGGTGCCGGAAGTGGCGCGGTCTACTGTGCGGGCATTGGCGGAGCCATCGTATCGCTGGGTTTTCCAGGCTTCCTGGGCAAAAGCGGGTGAGGCGGCCAGGGTAAGGATAAGGGCTAGAAGGCGCAGGCGCATGGCGGGTCTCCGCAATCAGTGGGCGATTTTGCTTGAGCTAGGCTCACAGGTGTGTTGAGAGCAATAAGAACATGAAGCGATTAAAGTTTCCATGCAATTTTTAGATGAAGCAAAGATCTATGTCCAAAGTGGCGCAGGCGGTAACGGCTGCGTGAGCTTTCGGCGTGAGCGGAACCTGCCGTTTGGCGGCCCTAACGGCGGCAATGGCGGGCGTGGCGGCGATGTGATCATCGAGGCGGTGAATAACCTGAATACGCTGATCGACTACCGGTTTCAGCAGCATTTTAAAGCGGGACGCGGCGAGCATGGCATGGGTAGCGACTGCCATGGCGCGGCGGGTAAGGATTGCGTGATCAAGGTGCCGATCGGCACACAGATACTGTCTGAAGATAAGGAAGAAATCCTGGCCGATCTTCTGGAAGAGGGGCAGCGCATTGTGTTTCTGGAAGGCGGCAAGGGAGGGCTTGGCAACCTGTGCTTCAAGAGCTCGACCAACCGTGCGCCACGCATTGCCACGCCGGGCGAGGCGGCGCAGGAATTGACCATATGGCTGCGGTTGAAGCTGCTTTCGGATGCCGGGCTTATTGGGTTGCCGAATGCGGGAAAATCGACCTTTCTGGCGGCGACCAGCCGCGCACGGCCCAAGATTGCGGATTATCCGTTCACGACACTCACGCCGCAGCTGGGTGTGGTGTATGTGGGCGAGCGTGAGTTTGTGCTGGCGGATTTGCCGGGGTTGATAGAAGGGGCGCATGAAGGAATTGGCCTTGGCGACAGGTTCCTTGGCCATGCCGAACGCTGCGGCGTGTTGTTGCATCTGATTGACGGCACGGCGGAAGATGTGGTGGCGGATTACCGCGTGGTGACGCATGAGGTGGAAGCCTATGGGCATGGGCTGTATGAGAAGCCGCGATTGATTGCGTTGAATAAATGCGATGCGCTGGATGCAAAAGAAATCACCAAAAAGAAAAAGGCGCTGGAAAAAGCCAGCAAGCAGGAGGTGTGGACCATCTCCGGCGTAATGACGGACGGGTTGAAGCCGCTTTTGTTCAAGATGCTGGAAACCATAGACCAGTATCGTGAGGAGCAGAAAGTGAAGGATGCTCCCCCTGCCATGGATAACTGGGACCCGTTCGCATCTACCGATGAGTAAGGCGGCGCGTATGTTCAAGCGCATGGTGATCAAGATCGGCTCATCCACGGTGATGGGCAAGGATAAGCCGCGCGCCGAATGGCTGCATGCGCTGGCAAAGGACATTCGTGCATGCCAGCATAAGGGACAGCAGGTGGTGATAGTGTCGTCCGGCGCGGTGGCGATGGGGCGGCTGCATGCGCCCAGCTACCTGAAAGAGGGCGAGACGCTTGAGCGCAAACAGGCGCTGGCGGCCTGCGGGCAGTTTTTGCTAATGGCAGCTTATCATGAGGCCTTCGCCAAAGAAGGAATGGCCGTGGCGCAGCTGCTGCTGACACCGCAGGATAGCGATCGGCGCGCGAATTTTCTGAACGCAACCGCCACGCTGGAGGAGTTGCTTTCCGCCGGGGTGGTGCCGGTGGTGAATGAGAATGACACGGTGGCGACGGAAGATATGCGCGTGGGCGATAATGACCGGCTGGCCGCACGTGTAGCGGCGATGGCGGGAGCGGATGGGCTGGTGATTCTTTCCGATATTGATGGGTTATACGACATGAGCCCATCGAAGCCGGAGGCCCGTCATATTCCCGTGGTTGAGCGGATTACGCCGGAGATTCAATCCTATGCGGGTGGCGCGGGGAGCCAGCTCGGCACCGGCGGGATGGCGACCAAATTGCAGGCGGCCGACATGGCCATGCGCGCAGGCTGCCAGGTGATTATCATGAAGGGGCAGGCGGATGCGCCGCTCAGCCGGTTGGCGGCGGGAGAGCGACATACGGTGTTTCTGGCTGAAGGCACGGCGCTGAATGCGCATAAGCGCTGGCTGGGCGGGCAATTGAGCGTGAAAGGCAGCCTGTGGCTGGATGAAGGCGCGTTGCAGGCGCTGAAGGCAGGGAAAAGCCTGCTTCCTGTAGGGGTGACCAAGGTGGACGGGCAGTTTGAGCGAGGTGAAGCCGTGCGCATGTGTGATGCGCACGGGCATGAAATTGGCCGTGGGTTGATTAATTACAACAGTCAGGAGGCCGCAGCGATTTGCCGCATGCGTGCGGATGAGGTGTCCGCAACGCTTGGGTATTCCGCACGCAAGGCCATGGTTCAGCGTGACTACATGGTGCTGACGCTGAAGGGTTAGTAAACGACGGCTACGCTGTTATAGCCCAACTCGTGCCCGATGAATTGGTAGATGGCGAAACAGGCCGTCAGGGCGAGCGCACTGAAGGTGAGCACCATACCGACGACACGACCGGTAAAGGATGTCTTGGCTTCTTCCTTGCTTTTGTTTTCCAGCACCAGAATGCCATAGGCATGCAGGAAGCGACCGGCAAGAAGCGTCAGGCCTACAGCGTGCATGAAGAGGCGCGGGGCGCCGTTCAGCTCGATCAGCAGCATCAGGAACAGGGCGAAGGGTACGTATTCCGTGAAGTTGCCGTGCGCGCGGATGGCGCGCATGATTTCAGGATGGTCCCCATGAAGAAGCGGGATATTGTGACGGCGGCGCTTGCTGATGACGATGGCGCTCAGCACCAGAAGCATCAGCGCAAAAATGCCTGCATAAAGCGGCGTGACGAGAAGTTCGGACTCCATGGGCGGCCCTTAACAGTGGTTTAACCGACGCAATCATCCGGGGCGGGTTTTTGTCAAGAAACGAGTTGGTATTGGCTGCCGATGGGCTGGATTTTCGCGGCGGCGTTGCGGGGATGCCACAAAATTATCAAACCCCCCTGCACCAGCGTCACGCTTTATGTTATAGTTTATGTATGATGCAAAGAGATGCGACAGAGCATGGCACGTAAGGCAACATCGCGTGCCGCATCAAAGAAACCAGTCACAGTCACGATTGCCCCGGATGAGCGGGTCTGGTGGGTTTCACGCCTGAAGGGTGTGGTAGAGCGTTGCATGCAGGCAGAAACGGTGATGGACCGGAAAGGCGAATGGACGGGGCTTTATCAGTTTGACGCCTCCGCCGCCTTGAAGGGGCTGGAAATGCTCGGCAAGCATTACGGGCTGCTTCAGCCGGTTGCCGGAGGGGACGGTGCCCTGCTGGTTGAAGAAGACCGGCTGGACGATGAAATTGCGCGTTTGATAAAGGAATGTGGCTATGCCGTTGCAGGAGAAAGCACGGTTACGGGCATGCCTGCGGAAAAAATGGGAGCGTAAGCATTACCGCAAGCTGGATGCTTACCGGCCTTACGCAAAGCAGATGAGGTTTCATGAAGCCGGTGCGGATAACCGGGAACGGCTGTTCATGGCCGGTAACCAGCTCGGGAAGACCTGGGCGGGCGGTTTTGAAACAGCCATGCATGCCACGGGGCTCTATCCGGACTGGTGGCAGGGCAGGCGATTTGACCGGCCGACAACAGGCTGGGTGGCCGGGGTGACGATGGAAGCACTGCAGGGGAGCGCCATGCGTATTCTACTGGGGCGCGACGGCGATGTGGGCAGCGGGGCGGTGCCCAGGGATTCTCTGGTGGGTGATTTAGGCGGCTCTATGCTGCGGATTGCGCATGCATCGGGCGGCCAGTCGCTGATCGGGTTTAAAAGCTATAATCAGGGCCGTGAGAAATGGCAGGGCGAAACGCTGGATTGGGTATGGTTCGATGAAGAGCCGCCCCTGACCATTTATATGGAAGGATTGACGCGCACCAACGCAGCGTTGGCACGGGGAGCCGGGCTGGTGTGGATGAGCTTTACACCGCTGCTTGGCATGAGTGACGTGGTGCGGCGCTTTCTGATGACGCAACCGGAAGGTACGCATGTGACCAGCATGACGATTGAGGATGCGGGGCATTATTCGCCGGAAGAGCGGGAGGCTATATTGGCCAGTTATCCAGCGCATGAGCGGCAGGTGAGGGCTTATGGCGTGCCGGGGCTTGGGAGTGGTCGGGTTTTTCCTGTAGAGGAACGGGATGTGGGAGTGGAAAGTTTTGCCATACCGGCGCACTGGGCGCGTATCGGCGGGCTGGATTTTGGCTGGGATCACCCCACCGCGGCCGTGCAACTGGCGTGGGACCGGGATGTGGACTGCATCTATGTGACCCATGCCTACCGCTTGCGGGAGGCAACACCCGTGATGCATGCGGCAACCTTGAAAGCCTGGGGAACCAGCCTGCCATGGGCATGGCCGCATGACGGGCTGCAACACAGCAAGGACAGCGGCGAGCCGCTTGCCGCGCAATACCGGCGAAACGGTTTAAACATGCTGCCAGAGCGCGCAACATTCGAGGATGGTGGTGACGGTGTGGAAGCGGGGGTGCTTGAGATGCTGGAGCGGATGCAGACCGGCAGGCTCAAAGTGTTCTCGCATCTGGCGGACTGGTGGGAGGAGTTCAGGCTCTATCACCGCAAGGATGGGCGAATCGTGAAAGAGCGCGACGACCTTATCTGCGCCACGCGATATGCCATGATGATGCTGCGTTTTGCCGTTACCGGGCGGGCGGATGCGTTGTTGAAAACGGACACCAGCTGGGTTGTCTGACCATTGATTATCAGGAGAGATGCATGAATGACGACGAACTCGTCCATATCGTAACGCGCCATCTGGATGCGGCGAAACAGTTTGCCGGGCAGTTGCAGGGTGAGCGTGAGCAGGTGCTGGATTATTTCCTGGGCAAGCCGCTCGGCAACGAAGTGGAGGGCAGAAGCAAGGTGGTGTCCACCGATGTGGCGGAAACCATCGACTGGTTGATGCCCAGCCTGATGCGCCAGTTCACCGGTGAGAAATCCATCGTGCAGTTTCACCCGGTTGGAGATGAGGATGTGGATAGCGCCCGGCAGGTGGGGGCTTATTGCCGCCATGTGTACCAGGTGCAGAATGACGGCTTTTTAAATACGCATAGCTGGATTCAGGATGCGCTGCTGCACAAGAACGGTTACCTCAAGGTGTGGTGGGACGAGTCGGTGGAAGAGGAGCGCGAGGAATATAGCGGGCGTGAGGAAGACGAGGCGCTTCTGATTCTGTCGGACCCGGATATCCGCGTGCTGCGCCATGAATGCGTAGAGCAGGAGGATGGCCGCCTGTTGCATGACCTGGCGGTGATTCGCCGACATGATGCGAGCCAGATTCGGGTGCAGTCCCTGCCGCCGGAACATGTGCTGGTGCCGGCTGATTATCACGGTATCGGCCTGAATGAATGCCCGTTTGTGTGCCACCGGGAATACCGGACGGTGAGCGACCTGTTGATTGACGGGTATGACCGCGAAGCGGTGGAAGCCGCCGCCGAGGCGGATGGTGCGCAGGACGGCGTGACACGCGCGCGCAATCTGGAAGGGCAGACATCGCGAAGCGAGGATAAGGGCGACCCGTCCATGCGGCGCGTGTGGGTGTATGAATGTTACATCAAGGTGGATGTGAATGGCGACGGCATTGCCGAGCTTCGCCGCGTGCTGCTGGCGGGCGACAAGGCGCGTGCGCTGCTGGCCAATGATGTGGTGGATGCGGTGCCGATCATCTCGCTTACCGCGCTGCCGATGGCGCACCGGCATTATGGGCGCAGCATTGCTGAACTGGTGATGGAGCTGCAAAAGATCAAGACGGCGCTTTGGCGGCAGATGCTGGATTCGTTGTATCTTTCCAACAACCCGCGCGTGGTGGCGGATAAGCACCGGGTGAATTTGGATGACCTGATGACGGGGCGCATCGGCGGTATTGTGCGCGGCGACCCATCGGCGGTGACGATGCTCAATGTGCCCTTTGTCGGGCAGCAGGCATTGCCGGTGCTGGATTACCTTGACAGTGTGCGTGAGGAGCGAAGCGGCGTTTCCAAAACCATGCAGGGGCTGGACCCCGCCGCGCTGCGCGACCAGAGTATTTACGGCATGTCGGCCCTGATGGGAGCGGCGCAGCAGAAGATTGAGCTGATTGCCCGCGTGTTTGCCGAAACAGGCTTCAAGGAATTATTCCAGCGTATTTTTTCGCTGATTTCCAAATATGAAAGCTCGCAGCACATGGTGGAGCTGAACGGCAGACGTGTGTTGATCGACCCGCGCGCATGGCGGAAAAAACGTGACCTGACCATCAGCATCGGACTTGGGAATGTGGCGCTGGATGAGCGGCGTCAGGCGCTGGAAGCGATTGCCGCCTGGCAGGAGAAGATTGTGCAGATCCAGGGCGGTGCAATGGGTGAAAATGCCATTCTGGTGGATATCGGGTCCATTCATAATACGCTTTCCGACCTGGTGGAATGTTATGGGCTGAAGCAGGCGGGGCGTTATTTCCGTGAGCCGCTGGCGCGATTGCAGGAAATCGCACTTCAACAGCAGCTATATGCGGCACCTCCTCCTGCACCGGATGCAGCA is part of the bacterium genome and encodes:
- a CDS encoding glutathione metabolism protein, with amino-acid sequence MESELLVTPLYAGIFALMLLVLSAIVISKRRRHNIPLLHGDHPEIMRAIRAHGNFTEYVPFALFLMLLIELNGAPRLFMHAVGLTLLAGRFLHAYGILVLENKSKEEAKTSFTGRVVGMVLTFSALALTACFAIYQFIGHELGYNSVAVVY
- a CDS encoding glutamate 5-kinase, whose amino-acid sequence is MSKAARMFKRMVIKIGSSTVMGKDKPRAEWLHALAKDIRACQHKGQQVVIVSSGAVAMGRLHAPSYLKEGETLERKQALAACGQFLLMAAYHEAFAKEGMAVAQLLLTPQDSDRRANFLNATATLEELLSAGVVPVVNENDTVATEDMRVGDNDRLAARVAAMAGADGLVILSDIDGLYDMSPSKPEARHIPVVERITPEIQSYAGGAGSQLGTGGMATKLQAADMAMRAGCQVIIMKGQADAPLSRLAAGERHTVFLAEGTALNAHKRWLGGQLSVKGSLWLDEGALQALKAGKSLLPVGVTKVDGQFERGEAVRMCDAHGHEIGRGLINYNSQEAAAICRMRADEVSATLGYSARKAMVQRDYMVLTLKG
- the obgE gene encoding GTPase ObgE: MQFLDEAKIYVQSGAGGNGCVSFRRERNLPFGGPNGGNGGRGGDVIIEAVNNLNTLIDYRFQQHFKAGRGEHGMGSDCHGAAGKDCVIKVPIGTQILSEDKEEILADLLEEGQRIVFLEGGKGGLGNLCFKSSTNRAPRIATPGEAAQELTIWLRLKLLSDAGLIGLPNAGKSTFLAATSRARPKIADYPFTTLTPQLGVVYVGEREFVLADLPGLIEGAHEGIGLGDRFLGHAERCGVLLHLIDGTAEDVVADYRVVTHEVEAYGHGLYEKPRLIALNKCDALDAKEITKKKKALEKASKQEVWTISGVMTDGLKPLLFKMLETIDQYREEQKVKDAPPAMDNWDPFASTDE
- a CDS encoding DNA packaging protein, with translation MPLQEKARLRACLRKKWERKHYRKLDAYRPYAKQMRFHEAGADNRERLFMAGNQLGKTWAGGFETAMHATGLYPDWWQGRRFDRPTTGWVAGVTMEALQGSAMRILLGRDGDVGSGAVPRDSLVGDLGGSMLRIAHASGGQSLIGFKSYNQGREKWQGETLDWVWFDEEPPLTIYMEGLTRTNAALARGAGLVWMSFTPLLGMSDVVRRFLMTQPEGTHVTSMTIEDAGHYSPEEREAILASYPAHERQVRAYGVPGLGSGRVFPVEERDVGVESFAIPAHWARIGGLDFGWDHPTAAVQLAWDRDVDCIYVTHAYRLREATPVMHAATLKAWGTSLPWAWPHDGLQHSKDSGEPLAAQYRRNGLNMLPERATFEDGGDGVEAGVLEMLERMQTGRLKVFSHLADWWEEFRLYHRKDGRIVKERDDLICATRYAMMMLRFAVTGRADALLKTDTSWVV